From the Candidatus Amarolinea dominans genome, one window contains:
- a CDS encoding CpsD/CapB family tyrosine-protein kinase has protein sequence MTTKDLVTLQDPRSPIAEAYRGLRTNLTFSSLDRPLRTMLITSAGPEEGKSTVLANLAVTEAQAGRRVIIVDADLRRPRQHELFGISNATGLTTALADEKGLQNLSLQATVLQATEVPGLRVLTSGPLPPNPTELLASQRMAALLTALSALSDLVLFDAPPVVVVTDAAILASQVDGVLLVVNANGTRREHAQRAQQLLAKVNARIVGSVLNNAAPDRSLRPYYR, from the coding sequence ATGACAACGAAAGACCTGGTGACCCTGCAAGACCCGCGGTCACCCATTGCCGAAGCGTATCGTGGCCTGCGCACCAATCTCACCTTCTCCAGCCTTGACCGGCCCTTGCGCACCATGCTCATCACCTCAGCCGGGCCAGAAGAGGGCAAATCCACCGTGCTGGCTAACCTGGCCGTGACCGAGGCGCAGGCGGGGCGCCGGGTTATCATTGTGGATGCCGACTTACGCCGCCCGCGCCAGCACGAGCTGTTTGGCATCAGTAATGCCACCGGGTTGACCACGGCGCTGGCAGATGAAAAGGGCCTGCAGAACCTCTCTCTGCAAGCGACCGTTTTGCAGGCGACGGAGGTGCCAGGGCTGCGCGTGTTGACCAGCGGCCCCCTGCCGCCCAACCCCACCGAACTGCTGGCGTCGCAGCGCATGGCCGCGCTGCTGACCGCGCTCAGCGCGCTGTCCGATCTGGTCCTCTTCGATGCACCGCCGGTGGTGGTGGTGACCGATGCGGCTATTCTGGCCTCGCAGGTGGATGGGGTGCTCCTGGTTGTCAATGCCAACGGGACGCGGCGGGAGCATGCACAGCGCGCCCAGCAACTGCTCGCCAAGGTCAACGCGCGCATCGTGGGCAGCGTGTTGAACAATGCCGCGCCTGACCGCAGCTTGCGGCCATATTACAGGTGA
- a CDS encoding right-handed parallel beta-helix repeat-containing protein, producing MIVLRAWFFIILSLPPLLLPGVRAAREPALPTVVRTVCPVGCAYASIQAAINASAAGDLVDVLAGVYVENVMLKAGVSVQGADPATTIIDGNQADHVITSLDAALGPDTVVSGFTVRNGRSVEGGGVELYRASPTLRNLIIEDNFAGNNFGGGIAVISGAKPIVENCIIRHNTALRGGGIGVYDANSSITLRNTTIISNTASESGGGLFLFQLATATLSQVVIEGNRATRRGGGATVANQSTMWLDQVTVRGNESVTGSAGGIAVDLASQVTLERTTVISNTALLDGAGIQVDRSTLVVRNQCTFDGNVAGRNGGALATSGTATAASPVTLQDTIWRANRAANLGGAALFNPNTNLVFSGNRLEENRALNGGALYLVTISPTLQGNQFRRNQATQYGGAVVVDQGSSPTLFDNEFSNNQAANLGGGGALMLQSASTPQVISNTFTSNVATAGSGGAIVILNNANATVNENRFESNAGLDGGAVLVSAAQAQMQRNTFSNNTAQRLGGALVTTAQANLILQDNVFSANSAQTSGGALLMQGNSSGLLTRNQWLSNSAVSGGAVYLIASGPTLADSLFRENVVSQYGGALVADQGSQVTLRGNTFELNVAGLNGGAALLQSASTPWVEGNRFFTNTAASGVGGALILSTGANGAVLENDFADNLGLDGGALMISSATATITGNHFRTNTAFRMGGALVVTDNASAIVSSNWFTANTALSDGGAGLVQLHSSGQFKQNQVRDNVGGGKGGGLRIFDDVSMTVDDNLFAGNQAQDGGALQVEQAQVTAARNRFEANVASLRGGAAQVAAAGELTVRASTIVSNTAGSHGGGLYAASGAVLIVHDTLLQANRATSAGGAIRWISAGGELRNSRVLDNWAGATGGGVASSGSNLLLFGNVIQTNSSGQLGGGVYLQGVSQPELRNNLIVKNSASVQGGGIFAIDGPVANLLYNTITDNDLSGAGEGVGVAGGSRLTLRGNIVTHNQRGIVVSSNSTATLVRNDVWNNSQANYAGIAPGATDLSVDPRFVTDALGDYYLSCRRAGRSSDSSLLDAGPDTAATVGLATLTTCGFNLLDQGQADLGYHYPLFVYAWVPRAFFPYVR from the coding sequence ATGATTGTCTTGCGTGCCTGGTTTTTCATTATTCTTTCATTGCCGCCATTGCTGCTTCCCGGCGTGCGCGCTGCCCGCGAACCGGCGCTGCCAACCGTTGTGCGCACCGTGTGTCCCGTGGGATGCGCCTATGCCAGCATTCAGGCGGCCATCAACGCCTCGGCCGCGGGCGATCTGGTGGATGTGTTGGCGGGTGTTTACGTCGAGAACGTCATGCTCAAGGCGGGGGTTTCGGTGCAGGGCGCCGACCCCGCGACCACGATCATTGATGGCAATCAGGCCGATCATGTCATCACGTCGCTCGATGCCGCCCTGGGGCCGGATACGGTGGTCAGCGGGTTTACCGTGCGCAATGGCCGATCGGTCGAGGGCGGCGGCGTCGAGTTGTACCGGGCCTCGCCCACGCTGCGCAACCTGATCATCGAGGATAACTTCGCCGGCAACAACTTTGGCGGCGGTATTGCCGTCATCTCCGGCGCCAAACCGATCGTAGAGAACTGCATCATTCGTCACAACACGGCCCTGCGCGGTGGCGGCATCGGCGTGTACGACGCCAACAGCTCGATCACCCTGCGCAACACCACGATCATCAGCAATACGGCCAGCGAAAGCGGGGGCGGTCTGTTCCTCTTTCAGTTGGCAACCGCGACGCTCAGCCAGGTTGTCATCGAGGGGAACCGCGCGACCCGGCGCGGGGGTGGTGCCACTGTTGCGAATCAGAGCACGATGTGGCTCGATCAAGTCACGGTGCGCGGCAACGAATCGGTCACTGGGAGTGCAGGTGGGATCGCGGTTGATCTTGCCTCGCAGGTGACGCTGGAGCGCACGACGGTCATCAGCAACACAGCCCTGTTGGACGGCGCGGGCATCCAGGTGGATCGCTCCACGTTGGTAGTGCGCAACCAGTGTACGTTCGATGGCAATGTGGCCGGCCGCAATGGCGGCGCCCTGGCCACCAGCGGCACGGCAACCGCTGCCAGCCCGGTGACGTTGCAGGACACCATCTGGCGCGCGAATCGGGCGGCCAACCTTGGGGGGGCGGCGCTTTTCAATCCGAACACCAACCTGGTTTTCAGCGGCAACCGCCTGGAAGAGAACCGCGCCCTGAACGGCGGCGCCCTCTACCTGGTGACGATCAGCCCGACCCTGCAAGGCAATCAGTTTCGCCGTAATCAGGCCACGCAGTACGGCGGCGCGGTTGTGGTTGACCAGGGATCAAGCCCGACCCTCTTCGATAATGAGTTCAGCAACAATCAGGCGGCCAACCTGGGGGGGGGCGGCGCTCTGATGCTGCAAAGCGCATCCACGCCGCAGGTGATCAGCAACACCTTTACCAGCAACGTCGCGACCGCGGGCAGCGGCGGCGCGATCGTCATTCTGAACAACGCCAATGCGACGGTGAACGAAAACCGCTTCGAGAGCAATGCCGGCCTGGATGGCGGCGCCGTTTTGGTCTCCGCGGCGCAGGCGCAGATGCAGCGCAACACCTTCAGCAACAATACGGCGCAGCGCCTGGGCGGCGCGTTGGTGACGACGGCCCAGGCCAACCTGATCCTGCAGGACAACGTGTTTAGCGCCAACTCGGCGCAGACCAGCGGGGGCGCCCTGCTCATGCAGGGGAACTCCAGCGGGCTGCTGACGCGCAACCAATGGCTGAGTAACAGCGCCGTGAGCGGAGGCGCCGTCTACCTGATCGCGTCCGGCCCGACGCTGGCGGACAGCCTCTTCCGTGAGAACGTGGTTTCGCAATACGGCGGCGCATTGGTGGCCGATCAAGGCAGCCAGGTGACGCTGCGCGGCAACACCTTCGAGCTGAATGTGGCCGGGCTGAACGGCGGCGCCGCGCTTTTGCAGTCGGCCTCCACGCCGTGGGTGGAGGGCAACCGTTTCTTCACCAACACCGCGGCCTCGGGCGTTGGCGGCGCGTTGATCCTGAGCACTGGCGCCAATGGCGCCGTGCTGGAGAACGATTTCGCTGACAACCTGGGCCTGGATGGCGGCGCCCTCATGATCAGCAGCGCGACGGCGACCATCACGGGTAACCATTTTCGCACGAACACCGCGTTCCGGATGGGCGGCGCGCTGGTGGTGACCGACAATGCCAGTGCGATTGTGAGCAGCAATTGGTTTACAGCCAATACCGCGCTTTCCGATGGCGGTGCGGGGCTTGTGCAGCTTCACTCCAGCGGTCAGTTCAAGCAGAACCAGGTGCGCGACAACGTGGGGGGCGGCAAGGGCGGTGGGCTGCGCATCTTCGATGATGTCAGCATGACCGTGGATGACAACCTGTTTGCCGGTAATCAGGCGCAGGATGGCGGCGCTTTGCAGGTTGAGCAGGCGCAGGTGACGGCTGCACGCAATCGCTTCGAGGCCAACGTCGCATCCTTGCGCGGCGGGGCCGCGCAGGTTGCCGCGGCGGGAGAGCTCACCGTGCGCGCCAGCACGATCGTTTCCAACACGGCCGGCAGCCACGGCGGCGGTCTGTACGCGGCGTCCGGCGCCGTGCTGATCGTGCATGACACCCTCCTGCAGGCCAATCGCGCCACGTCAGCCGGTGGCGCCATTCGTTGGATCAGCGCCGGCGGTGAATTGCGCAACAGCCGCGTGCTTGACAACTGGGCAGGCGCCACCGGCGGCGGAGTCGCCAGCAGCGGCAGCAACCTGCTGCTTTTCGGCAATGTGATACAGACAAACAGTAGTGGTCAGTTGGGCGGGGGCGTCTACCTGCAGGGCGTCTCCCAGCCTGAGCTGCGCAATAACCTGATCGTGAAGAACAGCGCGTCTGTGCAGGGCGGCGGCATTTTTGCCATAGACGGGCCGGTTGCCAACCTGTTGTACAACACGATTACAGACAACGATCTGTCCGGGGCCGGAGAAGGGGTCGGCGTGGCCGGCGGCAGCAGACTCACCCTGCGCGGCAATATCGTCACGCATAATCAGCGCGGCATCGTGGTCAGCAGTAACAGCACAGCGACCCTGGTGCGTAACGATGTGTGGAACAATAGCCAGGCCAACTATGCCGGCATCGCTCCTGGCGCAACCGATTTGAGCGTTGATCCCCGATTTGTCACCGACGCCCTGGGCGATTATTATCTCAGTTGCCGGCGGGCCGGACGCAGCAGTGACAGCTCTCTGCTGGACGCCGGCCCGGACACGGCCGCAACCGTCGGTCTGGCGACGCTGACGACCTGTGGCTTCAATTTGCTCGACCAGGGTCAGGCTGATTTGGGGTATCATTATCCGTTGTTTGTTTATGCATGGGTTCCACGCGCCTTCTTCCCCTATGTCCGTTGA
- a CDS encoding ATP-binding protein, protein MRFFNTAGPVNCEKHYCLSPLERINLPDILNLIAQEKYFVLHAPRQTGKTSALLALMEHLNRAGQYRALYANIEGAQAAREDVAAAMRAIVSEIASRARDFLNEPFLKAIAQQVLQENGPHAALGELLTRWAEHSAQPVILLLDEVDALIGDTLISVLRQLRAGYDKRPAHFPLTIILCGVRDVRDYRIRSSQSQEIITGGSAFNIKAVSLRLGDFTQPEVERLLLQHTAETGQVFEPEALATVWHLTQGQPWLVNALAYETTFTMREGRDRSRPITAEMVQEAKENLIQRRETHLDQLTDKLREPRVRRVIAPMLQGYELERAVSEDDMRYVTDLGLIRPTAFGPQIANPIYGEIIPRELTFVTQLNFESTFQSAWYTRADGRLDLSRLLTAFQQFFREHSESWVERFDYKEAGPQLLLQAFLQRIVNGGGRVEREYGLGRKRTDLLVLWPTATPNAEGKTTVQRGVIELKVLHKSLEATLAEGLAQTWEYADRCGAEEAHLVIFDRTPAKPWEERIFRRDESCQGRPITVWGM, encoded by the coding sequence ATGCGTTTCTTCAACACGGCCGGGCCGGTCAACTGTGAAAAGCACTATTGTCTTTCTCCCCTTGAACGGATCAATCTGCCTGACATCCTGAATCTGATCGCCCAAGAGAAGTATTTTGTGCTGCATGCCCCGCGGCAAACCGGCAAGACCTCCGCCCTGCTGGCGCTGATGGAACATCTCAACCGCGCAGGGCAGTATCGAGCGCTGTACGCCAACATCGAAGGCGCGCAGGCCGCCCGCGAGGATGTCGCCGCGGCGATGCGCGCCATTGTCAGCGAAATCGCCTCACGCGCGCGTGACTTTCTGAATGAGCCGTTTCTCAAAGCCATTGCCCAACAGGTATTGCAGGAAAATGGACCGCACGCGGCCCTGGGCGAGCTTTTGACGCGCTGGGCGGAGCACAGCGCACAACCAGTCATCTTGTTGCTGGATGAGGTGGATGCCCTGATCGGTGACACGCTGATCTCGGTGCTGCGCCAACTGCGTGCGGGCTATGACAAGCGACCGGCGCATTTTCCCTTGACGATCATTCTCTGCGGGGTGCGCGACGTGCGCGACTACCGCATCCGTTCGAGCCAGAGCCAGGAGATCATCACCGGTGGCAGCGCGTTCAACATCAAGGCGGTGTCACTGCGCCTGGGCGATTTCACACAGCCGGAAGTGGAGCGCCTGCTCTTGCAGCACACCGCGGAGACCGGTCAGGTCTTCGAGCCAGAGGCGCTGGCGACGGTCTGGCATTTGACGCAAGGGCAGCCCTGGCTGGTGAACGCGCTGGCCTACGAGACCACCTTCACCATGCGGGAGGGCCGCGACCGCAGCCGGCCCATCACGGCCGAGATGGTCCAGGAAGCGAAGGAGAACCTGATCCAGCGCCGCGAAACGCACCTGGATCAACTGACCGATAAGCTGCGGGAACCGCGCGTGCGTCGCGTCATCGCACCGATGCTGCAAGGGTACGAATTGGAGCGTGCGGTCAGCGAGGATGACATGCGCTACGTGACCGACCTGGGCCTGATTCGCCCCACAGCCTTTGGCCCACAGATCGCCAATCCCATTTACGGCGAGATCATCCCCCGCGAGCTAACCTTTGTCACCCAGCTCAACTTCGAGAGCACCTTTCAGTCCGCCTGGTACACCCGAGCCGACGGCCGCTTGGATTTGTCCAGGCTGCTGACCGCCTTCCAGCAGTTCTTCCGCGAACATTCGGAAAGTTGGGTCGAGCGGTTCGACTACAAGGAGGCGGGGCCGCAGCTTCTCCTGCAGGCGTTCCTGCAGCGCATCGTCAACGGCGGCGGCCGCGTCGAGCGCGAGTACGGCCTGGGACGCAAGCGCACCGATCTGCTGGTGCTCTGGCCGACCGCAACGCCAAACGCGGAGGGCAAAACGACTGTCCAGCGCGGCGTCATCGAGTTGAAAGTGCTGCACAAATCGCTGGAGGCAACCCTGGCCGAAGGGTTGGCGCAGACCTGGGAGTACGCCGACCGCTGCGGCGCCGAAGAGGCCCACCTGGTGATTTTCGACCGCACGCCGGCCAAACCGTGGGAGGAGAGAATCTTCCGCCGCGATGAATCGTGCCAGGGACGACCGATCACCGTGTGGGGGATGTGA
- a CDS encoding glycosyltransferase family 39 protein, with protein MSVDRAAPLSLRLRRSARGAMHRFPHALLVGIILLGACLRFLRLDWQDIWLDEAFSLHMASLPWNATLAALQQDVHPPLFYALLHVWLSVLGDSAYALRLLSVMTSVLALPVLYTLGRALRLERPWSRLLTFLLAVAYFHVRFAQETRSFSLLVLLTLLSMLGFVRWLARRQARTLLLTALVSAALVYTHYYGPLVLLVQSAWLAWHGRSYRAWLWPWTLALAGVGLAFWPWLSIVQQQARTLPSLTHQTPFALATLGDLLYRFSGRSGLLAALCCLLIGLPRLAARWPGAARALGLTRARPPLPLASLLLLWLTLPVLLPLLFSGLAATFTYRNAIISLPAFWLLVVMGWRQIRAWRVHGVLLALVLTLSLPGLFRYYVEPDKEQWRAAVAWIAQVAQPGDLILFDTGPTRQPFEIAARATLMTLPRETFPNFEGDPAAFVRRYARQYPRIWLIATVYGEARLDWRLGLLAPYYRLQGLMPFTDVMPVLLERRP; from the coding sequence ATGTCCGTTGATCGCGCCGCGCCGCTGTCGCTGCGTCTGCGCCGCAGTGCGCGCGGGGCCATGCATCGTTTTCCCCACGCGCTGCTCGTGGGGATCATTCTGTTGGGCGCCTGTCTGCGCTTTCTACGCCTGGACTGGCAGGACATCTGGCTGGATGAGGCCTTTTCGCTGCACATGGCGTCCTTGCCCTGGAATGCAACCCTGGCCGCCCTGCAGCAGGACGTTCATCCGCCCTTGTTCTACGCCCTGCTCCATGTCTGGCTCTCTGTGCTGGGAGACAGCGCCTACGCCCTGCGCCTCCTGTCGGTCATGACCTCTGTGCTGGCTCTGCCCGTTCTGTACACCCTGGGGCGGGCGTTGCGACTGGAACGGCCCTGGAGCCGGCTGCTCACCTTTTTGCTGGCCGTGGCCTATTTTCATGTGCGCTTCGCCCAAGAGACGCGTTCCTTCAGCCTGCTGGTGCTGTTGACGCTGCTCTCCATGCTCGGCTTCGTGCGCTGGCTCGCCCGGCGTCAGGCGCGCACACTCCTGCTGACTGCTCTCGTCAGCGCCGCGTTGGTCTACACCCACTACTATGGCCCCCTTGTACTCCTGGTGCAAAGCGCGTGGTTGGCCTGGCATGGGCGCTCCTACCGGGCATGGCTCTGGCCCTGGACGCTGGCCCTGGCCGGCGTGGGGCTGGCCTTCTGGCCCTGGCTGTCCATCGTTCAGCAGCAGGCAAGGACATTGCCCAGTCTGACGCACCAGACGCCTTTCGCGCTTGCCACCCTGGGTGATCTGCTCTACCGCTTTAGCGGCCGTAGTGGTTTGCTCGCCGCGCTGTGCTGTCTGCTGATCGGGCTGCCGAGGCTGGCGGCGCGTTGGCCCGGCGCGGCGCGCGCGCTGGGTTTGACGCGCGCGCGTCCGCCATTGCCCCTGGCGAGCCTGCTGCTGTTGTGGCTGACCCTGCCCGTTCTGCTTCCCCTGTTGTTCAGCGGCCTGGCGGCGACGTTCACCTATCGCAATGCCATCATCAGTCTGCCGGCTTTTTGGCTGTTGGTGGTCATGGGTTGGCGGCAGATTCGTGCGTGGCGCGTGCATGGGGTGTTGTTGGCCCTGGTGTTGACGCTGAGCTTGCCAGGACTCTTCCGCTACTATGTGGAGCCAGACAAAGAACAGTGGCGCGCGGCTGTGGCCTGGATAGCGCAGGTCGCGCAGCCCGGTGATCTCATTTTGTTCGACACCGGCCCCACGCGCCAGCCCTTCGAGATTGCGGCCCGCGCCACGCTCATGACGCTGCCGCGGGAGACCTTTCCCAACTTCGAGGGCGACCCTGCCGCCTTCGTGCGCCGCTACGCCCGCCAGTACCCGCGCATCTGGCTCATCGCCACGGTCTATGGCGAAGCTCGCCTCGACTGGCGCCTGGGTCTGCTGGCGCCCTACTATCGCCTGCAGGGGCTGATGCCCTTCACCGATGTCATGCCGGTCCTCCTCGAACGCCGGCCCTGA
- a CDS encoding COX15/CtaA family protein, which produces MKDSIALSGAPYTARAAAQPQTRPIVTTWLYTVAVMVALMVVVGGYVRLSRSGLSIVEWNAITGVVPPLTAQAWQEEFAKYQQSPEYQKVNAGMSLDEYKSIFYVEYVHRLIARLVGLVLALPLAYFLLRGFIPWRQSGVYIGIGALFLFQAFMGWFMVASGLVDRPSVSHYRLTAHLLTALALLALCLWTALNHTYRITPAQPGVRVRLASLGLVLTAVVLLQITYGGLTAGLKAGHVSNTWPLMFGYLVPPGLLALIEPWWRNLVDSLATVQFIHRWLAFVVLTLAYVVYRRAAGDDSLRSARTGAATLVAIVSVQILLGISVVLFDVTLPLALLHQATAITLFAAAIFLNHRLIHATA; this is translated from the coding sequence ATGAAAGACTCGATTGCTTTGTCCGGCGCGCCATACACCGCACGCGCCGCCGCCCAACCACAGACGCGCCCGATCGTCACCACCTGGCTGTACACCGTGGCGGTCATGGTCGCGTTGATGGTGGTGGTCGGCGGTTACGTCCGCCTGAGCCGCTCCGGCCTCTCCATTGTTGAGTGGAATGCCATTACCGGTGTGGTGCCGCCGCTGACAGCACAAGCCTGGCAGGAGGAATTTGCCAAGTATCAGCAGTCGCCCGAATATCAAAAAGTCAACGCAGGCATGTCTTTGGACGAGTACAAGTCCATCTTCTATGTCGAGTACGTTCACCGGCTGATTGCGCGCCTGGTGGGGCTGGTGCTGGCGCTACCCCTGGCCTACTTCCTGCTGCGCGGCTTCATCCCCTGGCGTCAATCCGGCGTTTACATCGGCATCGGCGCCCTGTTTCTCTTTCAGGCCTTCATGGGCTGGTTCATGGTTGCCAGCGGCCTGGTGGACCGCCCCAGCGTCAGTCACTATCGCCTGACTGCGCATTTGCTCACCGCGCTCGCGCTGCTGGCCCTTTGTTTGTGGACGGCGCTCAATCACACTTACCGGATCACACCCGCTCAGCCTGGCGTCCGTGTACGCCTTGCCTCCCTCGGCCTGGTGCTCACCGCCGTTGTGCTCCTGCAAATCACCTATGGCGGGCTGACCGCCGGGCTTAAGGCCGGCCATGTGTCCAACACCTGGCCGCTCATGTTCGGCTACCTGGTTCCGCCGGGGCTGCTGGCGCTGATCGAGCCGTGGTGGCGTAACCTGGTGGACAGTCTGGCCACGGTGCAATTCATCCATCGCTGGCTGGCCTTTGTCGTGCTCACGCTGGCCTACGTCGTCTACCGGCGTGCGGCCGGCGACGACAGCCTGCGCAGCGCCCGAACCGGTGCGGCAACCCTGGTCGCCATCGTCAGCGTGCAGATTCTGCTCGGCATCAGCGTGGTGCTCTTCGACGTGACGCTGCCGCTGGCGCTGCTGCACCAGGCCACGGCCATTACGCTGTTTGCCGCCGCCATCTTTCTCAATCACCGGCTCATTCACGCGACCGCCTGA
- a CDS encoding glucose-1-phosphate thymidylyltransferase — translation MKGLILSGGKGSRLYPLTYTNAKQLVPVANKPVLFRVIEAIRDAGIQDIGIVVGVDDNARQVREAVGNGSRWGVKTTFIAQEVPAGLAHAVKISQEFLGDDRFVMFLGDNVIEGGISPLIREFASSAWNSQIVLTPVAEPQHFGVAELDETQRIVRLVEKPRNPRSNLALVGIYMFDHHVFEAVNGIQPSWRGELEITDAIQWLVDNAYQVHPYVHRGWWIDTGKPIDMLEANSRVLDEIEHVMLGYVDRDSQIGGKVTVERGAEIINSVIRGPAIIGENTRIINSYIGPFTSIYHHCVIEDSEIEHSIVLEHSRIVGIASRIEDSLVGRYVEVARSPIKPKALKLTLGDHSRIGIL, via the coding sequence GTGAAAGGACTCATTTTGAGCGGCGGCAAAGGCTCGCGCCTCTATCCGCTGACATACACGAACGCCAAGCAGTTGGTGCCGGTCGCCAACAAACCGGTCCTGTTCCGGGTGATCGAAGCCATTCGCGATGCCGGTATTCAAGACATCGGCATCGTGGTGGGCGTGGATGACAACGCGCGCCAGGTGCGCGAGGCGGTGGGCAACGGCAGCCGCTGGGGCGTGAAGACGACGTTCATTGCGCAGGAGGTTCCGGCGGGCCTGGCGCACGCGGTCAAGATCAGCCAGGAGTTCCTGGGCGATGATCGCTTCGTCATGTTCCTGGGCGACAATGTCATCGAAGGCGGCATCAGTCCCTTGATCCGCGAGTTTGCCTCCAGCGCGTGGAACAGCCAGATTGTGCTGACGCCGGTGGCCGAGCCGCAGCACTTTGGCGTGGCCGAACTGGACGAGACCCAGCGCATCGTGCGCCTGGTGGAAAAGCCGCGCAACCCGCGCTCCAACCTGGCGCTGGTCGGCATCTACATGTTCGATCATCACGTCTTCGAAGCGGTCAACGGCATCCAGCCATCGTGGCGCGGCGAGTTGGAAATCACCGATGCCATTCAGTGGCTGGTAGATAACGCCTACCAGGTTCATCCCTACGTCCACCGCGGCTGGTGGATTGACACCGGCAAACCGATTGACATGCTGGAAGCCAACAGCCGTGTGTTGGACGAGATCGAACATGTCATGCTTGGCTATGTGGATCGCGATTCGCAGATTGGCGGCAAAGTGACGGTCGAGCGAGGCGCGGAGATCATCAACAGCGTGATTCGCGGCCCGGCCATCATCGGTGAGAACACGCGTATCATCAACAGCTACATCGGACCGTTCACCTCCATCTACCATCACTGCGTGATCGAGGATAGCGAAATCGAGCACAGCATCGTGTTGGAACACAGCCGTATCGTGGGCATTGCGAGCCGCATCGAGGACAGCCTGGTCGGCCGTTACGTCGAGGTGGCACGCTCGCCCATCAAGCCGAAGGCGCTCAAGCTGACCCTGGGCGATCACAGCCGTATCGGCATCCTGTAA
- the rfbB gene encoding dTDP-glucose 4,6-dehydratase yields MRNYLITGGAGFIGANFTHYLLRKYADIKVVVYDKLTYAGNLDNLLDADDDPSYAFVLGDIADADTVAAAIRDHQIDTIVNFAAESHVDRSIMNPDAFVKTDVYGTYVLLEAARRFNLERYHQISTDEVYGHVPVGSSRETDPLEPRSPYAASKASADLMVNAYHITYGLPVTITRGSNNIGPYQYPEKVIPLFVTNAMDDVPLPLYGDGLQMRDYQYVEDHCEGIDAVLQHGQIGEVYNVGTGSELRNLEMTHLVLDTLGKPSSLIQPVTDRPGHDRRYSLDVSKLKALGWQPRHSCAEAVVKTVRWYQANEWWWRKIKSGEHYREFYQRLYAGREVSK; encoded by the coding sequence GTGCGTAACTATCTGATTACCGGGGGCGCGGGCTTCATTGGCGCCAACTTCACCCACTACCTGCTGCGTAAATATGCAGACATCAAGGTGGTGGTGTACGACAAGCTGACTTACGCCGGCAACCTGGACAACCTGCTCGACGCGGACGACGATCCGAGCTACGCCTTTGTTCTGGGCGATATTGCTGACGCTGACACGGTGGCCGCGGCTATTCGAGACCATCAGATTGACACCATCGTCAATTTTGCCGCCGAGTCGCACGTAGATCGTTCGATCATGAATCCCGACGCGTTCGTCAAGACCGATGTCTATGGCACGTATGTTTTGCTGGAGGCGGCGCGGCGCTTCAACCTGGAGCGCTACCACCAGATTTCTACCGATGAGGTGTACGGCCATGTACCCGTTGGCTCATCGCGCGAAACCGACCCGCTGGAGCCGCGCTCGCCCTACGCGGCCAGCAAGGCCAGTGCTGATCTGATGGTCAACGCGTACCACATCACCTACGGCCTGCCGGTGACGATTACGCGCGGCTCCAACAACATCGGGCCTTATCAGTACCCGGAGAAGGTCATTCCGCTCTTTGTCACCAACGCAATGGATGACGTACCGCTGCCGCTGTACGGCGACGGCCTGCAGATGCGCGATTACCAGTACGTCGAAGATCACTGCGAAGGCATTGATGCCGTTTTGCAGCACGGTCAGATCGGCGAGGTTTACAATGTGGGTACCGGCAGCGAACTGCGCAATCTGGAGATGACCCACCTGGTGCTCGACACCCTGGGCAAGCCATCCAGCCTGATTCAGCCGGTGACGGACCGCCCCGGGCATGATCGCCGCTATTCCCTGGATGTGAGCAAGCTCAAGGCTTTGGGCTGGCAGCCGCGCCATTCGTGCGCGGAGGCGGTGGTCAAAACGGTGCGCTGGTACCAGGCCAATGAATGGTGGTGGCGCAAGATCAAGAGCGGCGAGCATTACCGCGAGTTCTACCAGCGCCTTTACGCGGGGCGCGAGGTATCGAAATAG